From the Rhodoferax mekongensis genome, one window contains:
- a CDS encoding anti-sigma factor family protein: MNHPSSPPPRPDDVHAWVDRRLPEDQRATLEDQLREHPALLADAQEWKRLNQRISELHADVLDEPLPTHLLQAASQLGQRQQQRTQWILWGGMAASVLFAFGMGWFLQPVLSGFNNGTYASQQRSEKAFVMQASVAHAVFSPEVKHPVEVSAAEQQHLVQWLSKRLGRELKVPDLSAQGFQLMGGRLLSGDSGARAQFMFENATGKRVTLYVGGLTSTTDASPTATSFQFSQQGQNLSFYWVDRNFGYALTGDLDRPALMALSETVYAQLPR; the protein is encoded by the coding sequence ATGAATCACCCCTCTTCCCCTCCCCCGCGCCCGGATGATGTGCATGCCTGGGTTGACAGGCGCCTGCCGGAGGATCAGCGCGCGACATTGGAAGACCAACTACGGGAGCACCCCGCATTACTGGCAGATGCACAGGAATGGAAACGCCTGAACCAACGCATCAGTGAATTGCACGCTGACGTTCTGGATGAACCATTGCCGACGCATCTGCTGCAGGCGGCGTCACAACTCGGTCAGCGTCAACAGCAAAGAACCCAATGGATTCTCTGGGGTGGTATGGCTGCCAGCGTGTTGTTTGCATTCGGAATGGGCTGGTTTTTGCAACCTGTGCTGAGCGGGTTCAATAATGGCACTTACGCCAGCCAACAGCGCAGCGAAAAGGCATTTGTCATGCAGGCTAGTGTGGCCCATGCCGTGTTTTCGCCGGAAGTGAAGCACCCCGTCGAAGTCAGTGCAGCAGAACAACAGCATCTGGTTCAGTGGCTTTCCAAACGCTTGGGGCGCGAACTCAAAGTGCCCGATCTGTCTGCCCAGGGCTTTCAGCTGATGGGCGGGCGTCTTTTGTCGGGGGATAGCGGTGCCCGCGCCCAGTTCATGTTCGAGAATGCCACGGGCAAGCGCGTCACCTTGTATGTGGGGGGGCTCACAAGCACGACCGACGCATCCCCCACCGCGACCTCGTTCCAGTTCAGCCAACAGGGCCAGAACCTCAGCTTTTACTGGGTAGACCGCAATTTCGGTTATGCCCTGACCGGCGATTTGGACCGCCCTGCCCTCATGGCCTTGTCCGAAACTGTGTACGCCCAACTTCCGCGCTGA
- a CDS encoding RNA polymerase sigma factor, producing the protein MDAAQLKNQIPALRRYARALTGSVWAADDLVQDTLERACTKWTLWTAGSNLRAWLFTIMHNIYVSDVRRIIRHQAATDPEGLEGEASGLTAPTSHADSRLDLQRCLLQLPEDQRTVLLLVALEDMSYAEVAKITGSPLGTVMSRLSRARTRLQHLMDGSPASSKRGADVVPLQRVR; encoded by the coding sequence ATGGATGCAGCGCAGCTCAAAAATCAGATCCCTGCGCTGCGCCGCTACGCCAGAGCGCTTACCGGCAGCGTATGGGCCGCGGATGATCTCGTGCAGGACACACTAGAACGTGCCTGCACGAAATGGACCTTATGGACCGCAGGCAGCAACCTGCGCGCATGGTTGTTCACCATCATGCACAACATCTACGTCAGTGATGTACGGCGAATCATCCGGCATCAAGCGGCGACCGATCCGGAAGGGCTTGAGGGAGAAGCCTCCGGCCTCACTGCGCCCACGTCTCACGCTGACAGTCGCTTGGACCTGCAACGTTGCCTGCTCCAACTCCCCGAGGACCAGAGAACCGTCCTCCTGCTGGTGGCATTGGAAGACATGAGCTATGCAGAAGTGGCCAAGATCACCGGCAGCCCCTTGGGTACCGTGATGTCAAGGTTGTCCCGGGCCCGGACACGTTTGCAACACCTGATGGATGGATCGCCCGCCAGCAGCAAACGCGGTGCGGACGTTGTTCCTCTCCAACGAGTCCGTTGA
- a CDS encoding COG4315 family predicted lipoprotein: MKFLAIATLSAALLGGCAAMAPSAPVAVNGGILTGSNGMTLYTFDKDTTGSGKSVCNGQCAINWPPLMASDTDKASGDYSIITRDDGKKQWALKGKPLYFWIKDAKPGDVTGNGVQNVWRTVTP; this comes from the coding sequence ATGAAATTTCTCGCGATCGCCACACTTTCCGCCGCCTTGCTGGGCGGCTGCGCGGCCATGGCGCCATCGGCACCCGTTGCCGTGAATGGCGGCATTTTGACGGGCAGCAACGGCATGACCCTGTACACCTTTGACAAAGACACAACCGGCAGTGGTAAATCGGTGTGCAATGGTCAATGCGCGATCAATTGGCCCCCACTGATGGCCTCGGACACCGACAAGGCCAGCGGCGACTACAGCATCATCACCCGCGATGACGGCAAGAAGCAGTGGGCTCTCAAAGGCAAACCCCTGTACTTCTGGATCAAGGACGCCAAGCCCGGAGACGTCACCGGCAATGGCGTGCAAAACGTCTGGCGCACCGTCACCCCCTGA
- the smpB gene encoding SsrA-binding protein SmpB yields the protein MAKKPETASRIADNKKAAFNYFFEERFEAGLVLEGWEVKSLREGKVQLTDGYVVIRDGEMFIIGLQINPLHTASSHVSPDKIRTKKLLLHKEEIKRLTGKVEQKGYTLVPINLHWKNGKVKCDIALAKGKAEHDKRDTIKDREGKREVERAMKDRNR from the coding sequence ATGGCCAAAAAACCCGAAACTGCCTCCCGCATCGCCGACAACAAAAAAGCCGCCTTCAATTATTTCTTTGAGGAGCGCTTCGAGGCTGGCCTTGTGCTCGAAGGCTGGGAGGTCAAATCCCTGCGCGAAGGCAAAGTGCAGTTGACCGACGGCTATGTGGTCATTCGCGATGGTGAAATGTTCATCATCGGCCTACAGATCAACCCTTTGCACACGGCCTCCAGCCACGTCAGTCCGGACAAAATCCGCACCAAAAAGCTGCTGCTACACAAGGAAGAAATCAAGCGCCTGACCGGCAAAGTTGAACAAAAGGGCTATACGCTAGTGCCCATCAACCTGCATTGGAAAAACGGGAAAGTGAAGTGCGACATCGCCCTGGCCAAAGGCAAAGCCGAGCACGACAAGCGAGACACCATCAAAGACCGCGAGGGCAAGCGGGAAGTCGAACGCGCCATGAAAGACCGAAACCGTTGA